From Alteromonas sp. RKMC-009, one genomic window encodes:
- a CDS encoding fumarylacetoacetate hydrolase family protein translates to MKFATYKNGSRDGQLMLVSRDLTRTAAVPDIALTLQHALDNWAQVAGALQSRYEQLNDGLVDSEAFKEERCESPLPRAYQWADGSAYVNHVELVRKARGAEMPESFWTDPLMYQGGSDDFTGPRDDVILPSDDWGIDFEGEVAVVTDDVPMGCCETVAAERIRLIMLVNDVSLRGLIPGELAKGFGFFQSKPASSFSPVAVTPDELGSAWNQAQVCLPLRSTYNGELFGMPHAGTDMTFNFAQLVAHAAKSRNLGAGAIIGSGTVSNKQGTDHGSAVKEGGVGYSCIAEIRMIETIRDGKPSTPFMQFGDRIRIEMLDEQGHSIFGAIEQQIKPLS, encoded by the coding sequence ATGAAATTTGCGACCTATAAAAATGGCAGCCGTGACGGTCAACTGATGCTGGTTTCAAGGGATTTGACCCGTACTGCTGCGGTACCGGATATCGCACTGACATTGCAACACGCTCTGGACAACTGGGCGCAGGTTGCCGGCGCATTGCAGTCACGATATGAGCAATTAAATGATGGATTAGTTGACAGTGAGGCGTTCAAAGAAGAGCGCTGTGAGTCGCCTCTGCCACGTGCTTATCAGTGGGCTGACGGCAGTGCCTACGTGAATCATGTGGAACTGGTGCGTAAAGCCCGCGGTGCAGAAATGCCGGAGAGCTTCTGGACAGATCCGCTGATGTATCAGGGCGGGTCTGATGACTTCACCGGCCCCCGGGATGACGTTATTTTACCCAGTGATGATTGGGGTATTGACTTTGAAGGGGAGGTGGCGGTTGTCACCGACGATGTGCCAATGGGATGTTGTGAAACTGTCGCGGCTGAACGCATCAGGTTGATTATGTTGGTGAATGATGTGTCACTCAGGGGGCTCATTCCAGGTGAACTGGCTAAGGGATTCGGATTCTTTCAGTCTAAGCCTGCCAGCAGTTTTTCACCGGTGGCGGTAACACCTGACGAACTGGGTAGTGCATGGAACCAGGCACAGGTTTGCCTGCCATTACGCTCAACCTATAACGGCGAGTTATTCGGCATGCCCCATGCGGGCACCGACATGACATTTAACTTCGCGCAACTGGTTGCGCATGCCGCGAAATCGCGTAATCTGGGAGCAGGAGCTATTATTGGCTCAGGTACCGTATCCAATAAACAGGGTACGGACCATGGCAGCGCTGTAAAAGAAGGTGGTGTGGGTTATTCCTGTATTGCCGAAATCAGGATGATTGAAACCATCCGTGACGGCAAGCCATCCACTCCCTTTATGCAGTTTGGCGACAGGATCCGCATAGAGATGCTGGATGAGCAGGGACACAGTATCTTCGGCGCGATCGAACAACAGATTAAACCACTCAGCTAA
- the maiA gene encoding maleylacetoacetate isomerase, with protein MSLKLYGYWRSSATYRVRIAMNLKGLDYEYVPVHLVKEGGEQTHEVFKRLNPAQLVPALVDDDEDFVLNQSLSIIEYLDEKYPDTCRLIPEHALERARVRGLAHDIAMEMQPLGNLRVLNALRDDFNADDEDIAAWVRKWSEKGFQAIERRLQTQAGKYCFDFNVTMADVCLVPQVYIAKRFKLDMTPFPLISKIVDNCLALDAFEKARPENQPDCPE; from the coding sequence ATGAGTCTGAAACTTTATGGTTACTGGCGTTCTTCGGCAACCTACCGGGTGCGCATTGCAATGAACCTGAAGGGGTTGGATTACGAATATGTACCGGTTCACCTGGTAAAAGAAGGCGGTGAACAAACTCATGAGGTGTTTAAGCGTCTGAATCCGGCGCAACTGGTACCTGCACTGGTGGATGACGACGAAGATTTCGTACTCAATCAGTCTCTCAGCATCATCGAATATCTGGATGAAAAGTACCCAGATACTTGCCGTCTGATCCCCGAACACGCGCTTGAAAGAGCACGGGTTCGCGGACTGGCCCATGATATTGCTATGGAAATGCAGCCGTTAGGAAACTTACGGGTGCTGAATGCATTACGGGATGATTTCAATGCGGATGATGAAGACATTGCCGCATGGGTGCGTAAGTGGTCAGAAAAAGGCTTTCAGGCAATTGAACGTCGCCTGCAAACACAGGCAGGGAAGTACTGCTTTGATTTTAATGTCACCATGGCTGACGTTTGCCTGGTGCCCCAGGTCTATATTGCTAAGCGGTTTAAACTGGACATGACGCCATTTCCGCTTATCTCCAAAATTGTTGATAACTGTCTGGCGCTGGATGCGTTTGAAAAAGCGAGACCGGAGAATCAGCCGGACTGTCCTGAATAA
- a CDS encoding Lrp/AsnC family transcriptional regulator produces the protein MKLDKFDREILRVLQQDATVSMADLSQKVGLSHTPCWRRVKRMESEGIILRKVTLLNSKKLNLGVSVFIFVTLKNHDGDSLTDFEAAVQSIDEIVECHTTSGEKDYLLKVVVESIEEYEYLLKTKLTHLPLVDHLSSTFALKQVKNTTELPIKSQ, from the coding sequence ATGAAATTAGATAAATTTGACCGCGAAATTCTTCGCGTGCTTCAACAGGATGCCACTGTCTCCATGGCCGACTTGAGTCAAAAGGTCGGATTGTCACATACGCCGTGCTGGCGCCGTGTTAAACGCATGGAATCAGAAGGAATTATTCTTCGCAAAGTGACGCTGCTGAACAGCAAAAAGCTGAATCTCGGCGTATCGGTTTTCATTTTCGTGACGTTGAAAAACCACGACGGAGATTCACTCACCGATTTCGAAGCGGCGGTACAGTCAATCGATGAAATCGTAGAATGCCATACCACCAGCGGTGAGAAGGATTATCTTCTTAAAGTGGTTGTTGAAAGCATTGAAGAGTATGAATATCTTTTGAAAACCAAGCTGACCCATCTGCCACTGGTCGATCACTTAAGCTCCACTTTTGCATTGAAGCAGGTGAAAAACACCACAGAGTTACCAATAAAAAGTCAGTAA
- a CDS encoding Glu/Leu/Phe/Val dehydrogenase dimerization domain-containing protein — translation MSVFEHPEFDSHEHVAFFHDEASGLKAIIAVHNTNLGPALGGCRMWPYINSHEALTDVLRLSKGMTYKSAMANLKLGGGKSVIIGDPRKHKSEEMMLAMGRFVDSLGGKYFTAEDSGIAVTDLKTMATQSEYITGVSAKYHYNNEQPDGNPAPSTAYGVFTGLKATVEHALKTDLKGVRVAIQGVGHVGYRLAQHLHAHGAELFVTDIFPEGVERAVSELGATAVKPEELYGLDVDVIAPCALGASINDETVPEIKAKVIAGAANNQLARESMGEVLRQKGIVYAPDYVINAGGVIDIYHQRMESSSEAMREHIEQIGLTLKEIYQRADSDEKATNIVANVIAEERFNHKA, via the coding sequence ATGTCAGTTTTTGAACATCCAGAGTTTGACAGTCACGAACATGTGGCATTTTTCCACGATGAAGCTTCGGGCTTAAAAGCGATTATTGCAGTGCATAATACGAATCTCGGTCCGGCATTAGGCGGTTGCAGAATGTGGCCGTATATCAACAGTCATGAAGCGCTGACAGATGTTCTCAGGCTTTCAAAAGGCATGACCTACAAGTCAGCTATGGCCAATCTGAAGCTGGGGGGCGGGAAGTCAGTGATAATCGGCGATCCCCGTAAGCACAAGTCTGAAGAAATGATGCTGGCTATGGGAAGGTTTGTTGATTCTCTGGGCGGCAAGTATTTCACAGCTGAAGATTCCGGTATTGCAGTGACTGATTTGAAAACCATGGCAACGCAGTCGGAATACATCACCGGTGTAAGTGCTAAGTATCATTACAATAATGAGCAGCCTGACGGCAATCCTGCTCCTTCAACAGCTTATGGTGTCTTCACCGGCTTGAAAGCAACAGTGGAACACGCGCTGAAAACAGATTTGAAAGGAGTGCGGGTGGCCATTCAGGGTGTTGGTCACGTGGGTTACCGTCTGGCGCAACATCTTCATGCCCACGGCGCTGAATTGTTTGTCACCGATATTTTCCCGGAAGGAGTTGAACGTGCCGTTTCTGAATTAGGTGCGACGGCGGTGAAGCCGGAAGAACTGTACGGACTGGACGTGGATGTGATTGCACCCTGTGCGCTTGGCGCATCCATTAATGATGAAACGGTGCCGGAAATAAAAGCTAAGGTGATTGCCGGTGCTGCGAACAATCAGCTTGCCAGAGAATCTATGGGAGAAGTTCTTCGTCAAAAGGGCATTGTTTATGCGCCTGACTATGTGATTAATGCCGGTGGTGTGATTGATATTTATCACCAGCGCATGGAGTCATCCAGTGAAGCTATGCGTGAGCACATTGAGCAGATTGGCCTGACGCTGAAAGAAATCTATCAACGTGCTGATTCTGATGAAAAAGCCACCAACATTGTGGCAAATGTCATCGCTGAAGAACGATTTAATCACAAGGCTTGA
- a CDS encoding late competence development ComFB family protein — protein MKLDDDIHNYYEHLVLQRLSELELDKTKSSDYLADICCLALNQVPPRYIRFEVDMAFYLPQSERQQMEMNVEHAVDKAIKYLDQAKSKRTDE, from the coding sequence ATGAAGTTAGATGATGATATCCATAACTATTATGAGCACCTTGTTTTGCAGCGGCTTAGCGAACTGGAGCTTGATAAAACTAAATCATCAGACTATCTGGCAGATATTTGCTGCCTTGCGCTGAATCAGGTACCGCCACGGTATATCCGCTTTGAAGTTGATATGGCGTTTTATCTTCCTCAGAGTGAAAGGCAACAAATGGAAATGAATGTGGAACACGCCGTGGACAAGGCGATAAAGTATCTGGACCAGGCAAAATCGAAACGAACAGATGAGTGA